The Catharus ustulatus isolate bCatUst1 chromosome 25, bCatUst1.pri.v2, whole genome shotgun sequence genome contains the following window.
tgcactgcagctcccttccttccctgtgcactgcagctcccttccctgagcactgcagctcccttccctgtgcactgcagctccctcccttccctgtgctctgcagctccctcccttccctgtgcactgcagctccctcccttccctgtgcactgcagctcccttccttccctgtgcactgcagctccctcccttccctgtgcactgcagctcccttccttccctgtgctctgcagctccctcccttccctgtgctctgcagctcccttccctatgcactgcagctcccttccctgtgcactgcagctccctcccttccctgtgctctgcagctccctcccttccctgtgcactgcagctccctcccttccctgtgcactgcagctccctcccttccctgtgctctgcagctcccttccctgtgcactgcagctcccttccctgtgctctgcagctcccttccctgtgcactgcagctccctcccttccctgtgcactgcagctccctcccttccctgtgcactgcagctcccttccctgtgcactgcagctcccttccctgtgctctgcagctcccttccctgtgcactgcagctccctcccttccctgtgcactgcagctccctcccttccctgagcactgcagctcccttccctgagcactgcagctcccttccttccctgtgcactgcagctcccttccctgagcactgcagctcccttccctgtgcactgcagctccctcccttccctgtgcactgcagctccctcccttccctgagcactgcagctcccttccctgtgcactgcagctccctcccttccctgtgcactgcagctccctcccttccctgagcactgcagctcccttccctgtgcactgcagctcccttccttccctgagcactgcagctcccttccttccctgtgcacAGCCCCGGGCTGCccgtcctgctgctgccaggatcctgctgctcctgctgatcACACACCCCTGAACGGTCCCTGAACGGTCCCTGAACGGTCCCACTTATCTGctggcaccagcccagccctgctgcacgGGTCACCTCAGCCTTTGTGCCTGCAAACTTGGCCTCTGGCACAGGCAGATAAGTGCCAGCACAGAACAAAGCCCTGATGTGGAGCagagctccccagcacagcagaggaggcAGCCCAGGGCAAAGGGGCTCAGTTAAACTCGGGGATCTGCTCAGATCTGGCTTTAGACATGGTTTCAGCCAGCTGGGGGCTCACAGAGGGCTGTGGTGAGGCATCTGCAGCCAGAAATGCTTCAAAaccagcagccagcacacacaggacaaGGGGTACAAGGGGCATCACCCATGTTTGGAATGGCAGCAGTTATCTTGGCAAAAAATTCCTCCCAGATAAAGCTGAGCCAAGCTGAGAGTCACCCAGCCAGGACCCTCTGCCACTCACAGTCCCTGAGAGAGGCCACAGGAACACCCACCTGCCTTggcagagaaaagggagaaaatctCCTCCAGGCAGACAGAAAGTACCTGGACACCCTTTATACACTTTATATCCTAAATACCTAAACACACACAAAGTACCATAATGCCCTTTATACACTTTATATCCTAAATACACAGACAGTATCTAAATACCCTTTATATCCTTTATATCCTAAACACCTAAACACACAGAAAGTACCAAAATGCCCTTTATACACTTTATATCCTAAATACACAGAAAGTACCTGAATACCCTTTATACACTTTAGATCCTAAATACCTAAACATACAGAAAGTACCTGAATACCCTTTATACACTTTATATCCTAAATACACAGAGAGTATCTAAATACCCTTTATACACTTTATACCCTAAATACACAGAGAGTATCTAAATACCCTTTATACACTTTATATCCTAAAAACACAGAGAGTATCTAAATATCCTTTATACACTTTATACCCTAAAAACAGACAGTATCTAAATACCCCTTTTATAGCCTTTATATCCTAAATACCTAAACACACAGAAAGTACCTCAATACCCTTTATACACTTTATACCCTAAATACACAGAGAGTATCTAAATACCCTTTATACACTTTATATCCTAAAAACACAGAGAGTATCTAAATATCCTTTATACACTTTATACCCTAAAAACACAGACAGTATCTAAATACCCCTTTTATAGCCTTTATATCCTAAATACCTAAACACACAGAAAGTACCTCAATACCCTTTATACACTTTATACCCTAAAACCAGAAACAGTATCTAAATACCCTTTATACCCTAAATACCTAAACACACAGAAAGTACCTCAATACCCTTTCCTAGGCTGAGACCCCAGGGTGATGCTGAGTGTCCCCAGGCCACACACACACTCTGTTTGATGTCAGTTCATGCTGGGCAGGCACACAGCAGGTGGCACTCACCTCATTTACGTTGATTTTGGACTTTGCAGACGATTCTAGAAAGGCACAGTTACACCACTGTCGTGCTAAGTTCTGCCCCTGCTCTTTGCCCACCACTCGTTCTTCCTCCAGGTCACATTTATTGCCAACCAGAATCATGGGAacctgcagaggagcagccaggggacATCCATCAGCAGGTTCATGTGcagagagctctgtgctgctgtggctctcaAATGAGGAGGGGGAAATGCACTGTGGAAATGCAGCACATGGAAAATGCACTGTGGAAATGCAGTGTGGAAAATGCAGTGTGGGAAATGCAGTGTGGGAAATGCAGCACATGGAAAATGCAGTACATGGAAAATGCAGTGTGGAAACGCAGCACATGGAAAATGCAGTACATGGAAAATGCAGTACATGGAAAATGCAGTGTGGAAAATGCAATACATGGAAAATGCAGTGTGGAAAATGCAGCAAGGAAAATGCAGCAAGGAAAATGCAGTGTGGAAATGCAGTAGATGGAAAATGCAGTGTGGAAAATGCAGCAAGGAAAATGCAGCAAGGAAAATGCAATACATGGAAAATGCAGTGTGGGAAATGCAGTGTGGAAAATGCAGCGTGGAAAATGCaatacacagaaaatgcagtgtGGAAAATGCAGCACATGGAAAATGCACTGTGGAAAATGCAGTGTGGAAAATGCAATACACGGAAAATGCAGTGTGGAAAATGCAATACATGGAAAATGCAGTACGTGGAAAATGTAGTACATGGAAAATGCAGCACATGGAAAATGCAGCACATGGAAAATGCAGTACCAGTACACCCAGGAgtggccccagggctgccccaggtgaggctgggcacacctggcccTGGGTCCTGTcacccccagagcagcacagtgccacagcccagcaccatttcctgtttccctcacactgaaaagcagaaaaagttcCTACAGAGCTGCTGATAAGGGTGTGCACCCGCTGCATTTCctcaaacatttcattctttcagCAGAAATCGAGTCCtttccagctggaaaagaaatcaCTGCCTGCTTCACTTGGGAATTCACAACATGCTGTGTGGTTTTAATCCACTTCAGTGGGAGTATTTGTGGTCTCTTCCTGACACAACTACACTCAAGATTAATTTTTGTCTGTAAAACTTTCAGTCATAACCCTTAGAAAAttatcatatttttatttttgagacaTAAATTTTCCTTATTATATCAGGAACCTGATGTCACAGTACAGATGaagcaaatgcaaaaaaagCTCATTTGAAATCAGATCTACAGGACATTTACAGCTCTACCAGCTTAGACAGAGTTGTGTATATCCTGTTCTTCAGAGTTTTCTAGACATGTTTCTCATAGTGAaacatgaaaatgtgttttgaacaTGTTCAGCAGAAAACTGAAGTGCATGAAGATGTGAAACAATGGGGCAAAAAGGGATGCTGAGATGAGTAAGCAGTACACGTTTGAAAGACATGAAACTGAGTAAGGTTATTTCAAGTGGAGTTTGGTGAGCAACTAGCTCTGATAATTTAGGTGTAGAAGATTGGAATTTAAACTCCTCCAGACAGACAGAATGCAATGATTTATGTACTGGGATTTTAGACATATTGAGATGTgaagacagaaaggagaaatttcCTAACAGCAAAACGTGGCTCAGACCTTCAAAAGGTTCCCAAGCTTGGATTCAACAAGAACCacacaaagcaaataaataaataaatgcatgttAAAATGCAGCCCCATCCTGGAgtccccaggaaagcagcagagtgtGCTGAGGGATGAACCTGCCCAGCTTAGGGCACAAATGCTCCCAGCACAGATCTGCCAGCAGGGATTTACCCCACTAATCCCTGCCTCAAGGAAAAGCACTTTTGCATAACTCAGCCTGTTAAAGCAAGGAGGGGCCCAGGGCCACTGCAGCCTGTCCCATCTTCTGTCAAACACCAAactccccacagctcctctctcctcatTTCAAAAAGGGTTTtaaacaaccaaaacaacaacccaAGACTCCATCAGGTCCTTCATGGTTTCATTCATTAACTGTGTGACCTCCTTGGTGACAGATTTTGCTGAGGGAccaagagctgctccagggctgcagagaattccaggctgagccctgggaaAAGCTCTGAAGTTCCACTTCCCCCTCACATCTGGAATAACCCCTGTCAGTCTGCAGGGCAGGACACCTGCAGAGCCACCAAGAACATCCttactgctgctcctgcttaACTTGGAGGGAAATGGAGCACAGCTAAAGCACAGAGAAAGTGCAAATCCTGGGAAGGagtttaaaggagaaaaagttaAGTAATGTTGTTTTCAATCAACTCCCACCATATTAAAAGACTGTGGCTTCCAGGTCATGGGGAAATCTGGTTCTGTGATGCCCACAGCAGGTGCTGTGCCTCAAACAGCAACACTGAAAACTGCAAGGCTCTGAAACTTGCTCAACACTACCCAAGGATATTCCCTGAAAGAAGCTTTGCCTGTAAACACACAGGCATGTGAGAGCAAACTCCTTCACCATCTGCAGAAATAACAGCAAGCATGTTCACTCACATCTTCAGTGTCCTTCACCCGTAGAATCTGTTCCCGCAGGTCCTGGAGGTCGTTGAACGTGGACTGTGCAGTTATAGAATATACTAGTGCAAACCCCTGCCCATTCTTCATGTACAGATCCCTCATGGCTGTGAACTGCTCCTGCAAGCCAACAGTTTGGAAAGGAATTAGCTGGTGAATGCAGCTAATGAACAGCTCCAAAGGAATACTCTTACTGTACTGGAGACAAGAACACAGTGCCCACAGCATGGATTTCCATATTCACCCCTCCCACAAACCCACTGAAGCATGGAAATTGAATAATAGCATTAACactctctttccttttgttggtttttttcccccttataaAGGGCTTCttggaaaaaaggggaaaagatgAAGAGCAGCAATAAAACCATCTCTGCAGACACTGAAatgccagggcaggctgggcaaggccagctcagagctgtcccagcagggacaggacttTCACCAGACCCACACAGCAGCaatttctgctcctgctggggagaactcccaaataaaaacaatttccagggagcagcagctgcctgggctgccctgccagccccagagggttgtgctgggggacagggcagtgccagctgcaggtgacactggcacagcctgagggacaggcagagcctcccctggcaggggcagtgccagggaggtgccagggctgcagggaggtttGTTTGCTgatgggagctgtgggagcagcccctgtgcctgGCATGGCTGCAGCCTGTGTCCTTGCACAGTTCCTGTTTAAAATGCTCCCAGAGCAGAATGCTGATgtgggggtggcacaggaggCACCAACCTCTgtgccccagcactgggacagagcTCACCAGGCCACTGGCACTCACCACAAGGGTTTGGGCTATTGAACAAATCCCTCCATTGGAaccactgcagctgctttgtTGCTTTTGCCTGGGCAGGATTAGCACTCCCAACAAAGGAACTGCACAGCAATGAGATAAAGAAATGCCACttactgtccctgctgtgtcgAGGATCTCCAGCATACACTGCTGACAGTCCACTTCCACTTGCTggggaaaaagggaacaaaGAGCTCAGACTCAATTCATGtctgcagggggacaggagagccccagctcagcctgtgctcctgccacccagggctgtgagcagagcaggcactgcccagggctgggagcactgctgctgcaggattaATCGTGGCCCAAGCCAGGCATTTGGGTCAGCTCACGTGCTCCAGGACTCCCTTCATTAGCAAGGCTTAAATGAGCAGCTCACTGTAAACATCTCAACTTAAGTGAGATTGGAAATATCTCAATTTAATCCACTCTTACAAATCAAAGCaccttaaaattttaattttttctttggtgctgggggagaagggaaaaaggaagagaagaaaatgcaaaacatttcaGGATCTTCACAGTGAGACTTTGCAAATCTTCCACTCACTGAGAAATGCCTTG
Protein-coding sequences here:
- the RAP1A gene encoding ras-related protein Rap-1A; its protein translation is MREYKLVVLGSGGVGKSALTVQFVQGIFVEKYDPTIEDSYRKQVEVDCQQCMLEILDTAGTEQFTAMRDLYMKNGQGFALVYSITAQSTFNDLQDLREQILRVKDTEDVPMILVGNKCDLEEERVVGKEQGQNLARQWCNCAFLESSAKSKINVNEIFYDLVRQINRKTPVEKKKPKKKSCLLL